The following proteins are encoded in a genomic region of Devosia lucknowensis:
- the cbiB gene encoding adenosylcobinamide-phosphate synthase CbiB, whose amino-acid sequence MDPLISPLALALERQVGYPQKLVDTIGHPVMWFGKLIGFCDTRLNTSARTPAQRKLAGVVALGLLLLSVLIVTTGIRTILSWLPLGWLLEMLLATVFLAQKELGRAVAAVADALRTSLAAGREAVSHVVGRDPATLDEPGVARAAIETLAESTSDGVVAPWFFLLLLGLPGIALYKAVNTADSMVGHLNDRYRDYGWAAARLDDVLNWIPARFTAVLVTAACFFVPGASPGKAWAIARRDARKHDSPNAGWPEAAFAGALNFRLGGPRSYDGELVDLPAFGDGRSGLGPSDIMLALLLYRRTLDVLLVVSAFVALIMLVS is encoded by the coding sequence TTGGACCCGCTGATTTCTCCCCTGGCGCTGGCGCTCGAACGCCAGGTCGGCTACCCGCAAAAACTCGTCGATACCATCGGCCACCCGGTCATGTGGTTCGGCAAGCTGATCGGCTTCTGCGACACCCGCCTCAACACGTCCGCGCGCACCCCTGCCCAGCGCAAGCTCGCCGGCGTCGTCGCCCTCGGGCTGCTGCTGCTGTCCGTGCTGATCGTGACGACAGGCATCCGCACCATACTCTCGTGGTTGCCCCTCGGTTGGCTCCTGGAAATGCTGCTCGCCACCGTCTTCCTGGCGCAAAAGGAACTCGGACGCGCCGTCGCGGCCGTGGCCGACGCTCTGCGCACGTCGCTCGCCGCCGGGCGCGAAGCCGTCAGCCATGTGGTCGGCCGCGATCCCGCGACCCTCGACGAGCCCGGCGTCGCCCGCGCCGCCATCGAAACCCTCGCCGAATCGACCTCCGATGGCGTCGTCGCGCCCTGGTTCTTCCTCCTGCTGCTCGGCCTGCCCGGCATTGCCCTCTACAAGGCCGTCAACACCGCCGACAGCATGGTCGGCCACCTCAATGACCGCTACCGCGACTATGGCTGGGCTGCGGCGAGGCTCGACGATGTGCTCAACTGGATACCGGCCCGCTTCACCGCCGTGCTGGTCACCGCGGCCTGTTTCTTCGTCCCCGGCGCCAGCCCCGGCAAGGCCTGGGCCATTGCGCGCCGCGATGCCCGCAAACACGATTCGCCCAATGCGGGCTGGCCGGAAGCCGCCTTTGCCGGTGCCCTCAACTTCCGGCTCGGCGGCCCGCGCAGCTATGATGGCGAACTGGTCGATCTGCCCGCCTTCGGCGACGGCAGGTCAGGCCTTGGCCCCAGCGACATCATGCTTGCCCTGCTGCTCTATCGCCGCACGCTCGACGTGCTGCTCGTCGTCAGCGCCTTTGTCGCGCTCATCATGCTGGTCAGCTGA
- the cobU gene encoding bifunctional adenosylcobinamide kinase/adenosylcobinamide-phosphate guanylyltransferase yields the protein MTRHCLVLGGARSGKTAFAERLALRGGSRPAYLATATTLDAEMRDRVSSHQASRGERFTTIEEPTALSDAILRAGADHDVILVDCLTLWITNLLIANEDVSLAVSELCATLMEFRQAKVVLVSNEVGLGIVPDNAMARTFRDLAGSAHQRLAEICDDVYFVAAGLPLTMKGETPGLVS from the coding sequence ATGACACGACATTGCCTGGTTCTGGGCGGGGCACGCTCGGGCAAGACTGCCTTTGCGGAGAGGCTGGCGCTGCGCGGCGGTTCACGCCCCGCCTATCTGGCTACCGCGACAACACTCGACGCCGAGATGCGCGACCGCGTGAGCAGCCATCAGGCCAGCCGCGGCGAACGCTTCACCACGATCGAGGAGCCGACGGCCCTGTCGGATGCCATCCTGAGAGCCGGTGCCGACCACGACGTGATCCTTGTGGATTGCCTGACGCTGTGGATCACCAACCTCCTGATCGCCAACGAGGATGTGTCGCTGGCCGTGAGCGAGCTCTGCGCCACGCTGATGGAGTTCCGGCAGGCCAAGGTGGTGCTGGTCAGCAATGAGGTCGGGCTCGGGATCGTGCCCGACAATGCCATGGCACGCACATTCCGCGACCTGGCCGGATCAGCGCACCAGCGGCTGGCGGAAATCTGCGACGACGTCTACTTCGTCGCCGCAGGACTGCCGCTGACTATGAAGGGCGAGACCCCGGGGCTGGTGAGTTGA
- a CDS encoding BadF/BadG/BcrA/BcrD ATPase family protein: MPRYYLGVDGGGTNCRVRLANENLETLAEVKNGRSNLQIDGGDPAYKAITDGARDVFEAAGIDFAEAANTYACFGMAGGRMDSARAGFAARSWPFAGVKVYDDIDIAHAGALGGEEGGVVIIGTGSAAMSIVGGKRFQAGGWGFHIGDQMSGAILGRELVRYTVEANDGMVEASALTQAVTQALGGDNQAIMTWSFATELDVHLESGDGSEDDALIGRAPGEFGKLMPLWFEHLEQNDPVALKLLDIQLGYIDGYVRWFKSHGASVMAIVGGLGQRLYPTLQQHYGDFVALPKYEPLHGAVILARQNFASN; the protein is encoded by the coding sequence GTGCCGCGATATTACCTTGGCGTTGATGGTGGTGGCACCAATTGCCGCGTGCGCCTGGCCAACGAGAATCTCGAGACGCTGGCGGAGGTCAAGAACGGCCGCTCCAATTTGCAGATCGACGGCGGCGACCCGGCCTACAAGGCCATTACCGACGGCGCCCGGGACGTTTTCGAGGCCGCTGGCATCGACTTCGCCGAAGCCGCCAACACCTATGCCTGTTTCGGCATGGCCGGCGGCCGCATGGATAGCGCCCGCGCCGGCTTTGCAGCGCGGTCCTGGCCCTTTGCCGGGGTCAAGGTCTACGACGATATCGACATCGCCCATGCCGGCGCGCTGGGCGGCGAAGAGGGTGGCGTGGTGATCATCGGCACCGGTTCGGCCGCCATGTCCATCGTCGGTGGCAAGCGCTTCCAGGCCGGTGGCTGGGGCTTCCACATCGGCGATCAGATGTCGGGCGCCATTCTGGGCCGCGAACTCGTCCGCTACACCGTCGAGGCCAACGATGGCATGGTCGAGGCTTCGGCCCTGACCCAGGCGGTTACCCAGGCGCTGGGCGGCGACAACCAGGCCATCATGACCTGGTCCTTCGCCACCGAACTCGATGTGCATCTGGAAAGCGGCGACGGCTCCGAGGATGATGCCCTGATCGGCCGTGCGCCGGGCGAATTCGGCAAGCTCATGCCGCTCTGGTTCGAGCATCTCGAACAGAACGATCCCGTAGCGTTGAAGCTGCTCGATATCCAGCTCGGCTATATCGATGGCTACGTGCGCTGGTTCAAATCCCACGGTGCCTCGGTCATGGCCATTGTCGGCGGCCTGGGGCAGCGTCTCTATCCCACGCTTCAGCAGCATTATGGTGACTTCGTCGCCCTGCCCAAGTACGAACCCCTGCATGGCGCCGTCATTCTCGCCCGGCAGAATTTCGCTTCGAACTGA
- the zwf gene encoding glucose-6-phosphate dehydrogenase — MSSRIIPVQPFDYVVFGATGDLTKRKLIPALYHRFLDGQFDEQSRIIGASRTKLSEAEFQKLVRDALSQFVEKDYQEAAAIDRFVGICTYVPVDASKPDQSGDLGAALRDDPGIVRAFYLAVAPDLFEPIAEYLHAKKLYRRDARVVIEKPLGHDLASSMEINDGVAKIFKEDQVYRIDHYLGKETVQNLLALRFANTLFEPVWNSAHIDHVQLTVAESVGAGTRGYYDESGALRDMIQNHMLQLLCLVAMEPPASDDANALRDEKLKVLRALRPIVNGEVAKETVRGQYRGVKSEATAVASYQDELPDDKKGSRTETFVALKAHIDNWRWAGVPFYLRTGKRMAERVSEICIQFKPIPHSIFDHAEGAPKANKLIIRLQPNEGVKLMMMIKDPGPGGMRLREVPLNLSFAETFTERTPEAYERLLLDVIRGSQTLFMRRDELEAAWMWVDPIREAWDRSSEPPQTYTAGTWGPSGAVALIERDGRTWYEGSNS; from the coding sequence TTGTCCAGCCGCATCATTCCCGTTCAGCCCTTCGACTACGTGGTGTTTGGCGCCACCGGTGATCTGACGAAGCGCAAGCTGATCCCGGCGCTCTACCATCGTTTCCTCGATGGTCAGTTCGACGAGCAGAGCCGCATCATCGGTGCGTCTCGCACCAAGCTCAGCGAAGCCGAATTCCAGAAGCTGGTGCGCGACGCGCTCAGCCAGTTCGTCGAGAAGGATTATCAGGAAGCCGCCGCCATCGATCGCTTCGTCGGCATCTGCACCTATGTGCCGGTCGACGCGAGCAAGCCCGACCAGTCCGGTGATCTCGGCGCAGCCCTGCGCGACGATCCCGGCATCGTTCGCGCCTTCTATCTTGCCGTTGCGCCCGATCTGTTCGAGCCCATCGCCGAATATCTCCACGCCAAGAAGCTTTATCGTCGCGACGCTCGTGTCGTCATCGAAAAGCCCCTCGGCCACGACCTCGCCTCCTCGATGGAAATCAACGATGGCGTCGCCAAGATCTTCAAGGAAGATCAGGTCTATCGCATTGATCACTACCTCGGCAAAGAGACGGTGCAGAACCTTCTGGCCCTGCGCTTTGCCAACACGCTCTTCGAACCCGTCTGGAACTCGGCGCATATCGATCACGTGCAGCTGACCGTGGCCGAAAGCGTCGGCGCCGGCACCCGCGGCTACTATGACGAGAGCGGTGCCCTGCGCGACATGATCCAGAACCACATGCTGCAGTTGCTCTGCCTTGTGGCCATGGAGCCGCCTGCCAGCGACGATGCCAATGCCCTGCGCGACGAAAAGCTCAAGGTGCTGCGCGCCCTGCGCCCCATCGTCAACGGCGAAGTGGCCAAGGAAACGGTCCGCGGCCAGTATCGCGGCGTGAAGTCCGAGGCGACTGCCGTCGCCAGCTACCAGGACGAGCTTCCCGACGACAAGAAGGGCAGCCGCACCGAAACCTTCGTGGCGCTCAAGGCCCATATCGACAACTGGCGCTGGGCCGGCGTGCCGTTCTACCTGCGCACTGGCAAGCGCATGGCCGAGCGCGTCTCGGAAATCTGCATCCAGTTCAAGCCGATTCCGCACTCGATCTTTGATCATGCGGAAGGCGCGCCCAAGGCCAACAAGCTCATCATCCGCCTGCAGCCCAACGAGGGCGTCAAGCTCATGATGATGATCAAGGATCCGGGCCCGGGCGGCATGCGCCTGCGCGAAGTGCCGCTGAACCTCAGCTTTGCCGAGACCTTCACCGAACGCACGCCTGAAGCCTATGAGCGTCTGCTGCTCGATGTCATCCGCGGCTCGCAGACCCTGTTCATGCGCCGCGACGAACTGGAAGCGGCCTGGATGTGGGTCGACCCGATCCGCGAAGCCTGGGATCGCTCGAGCGAGCCGCCGCAGACCTACACGGCCGGCACCTGGGGCCCGAGCGGCGCCGTCGCCCTCATCGAACGCGATGGCCGCACCTGGTACGAGGGCAGCAATTCGTGA
- the pgl gene encoding 6-phosphogluconolactonase: MTLTRRTFADKATLAKELAEAVADRIRAAIAERGSAAIAVSGGSTPGKFFAALGKTRDIEWDKVVVTLVDERWVDETSDRSNALLVNEKMLQGPAAVARFFPLYSGGDEPDATHVAQTNALMAELPHPFAAVILGMGNDGHTASFFPGGDTLDAALTGAGPTLAIRAPGAGEPRITFTLPRLLETDGLYLHIEGDEKASVLETALGDGPVEDMPIRAVLRSGAPVTVYWSP; this comes from the coding sequence ATGACCCTCACCCGCCGCACTTTCGCCGACAAGGCCACCCTCGCCAAGGAACTCGCCGAAGCGGTTGCCGATCGCATCCGGGCTGCCATTGCCGAGCGCGGTTCGGCCGCCATCGCCGTCAGTGGCGGGTCGACGCCCGGCAAGTTTTTCGCCGCCCTCGGCAAGACTAGGGATATCGAATGGGACAAGGTCGTCGTTACCCTTGTCGATGAGCGCTGGGTCGATGAAACCAGCGATCGCTCGAACGCCCTGCTGGTCAATGAAAAGATGTTGCAGGGCCCAGCCGCCGTTGCGCGCTTCTTCCCGCTCTATTCGGGCGGCGACGAGCCGGATGCGACCCATGTCGCCCAGACCAATGCCCTCATGGCCGAATTGCCCCATCCATTTGCCGCGGTCATTCTCGGCATGGGCAATGACGGCCACACGGCCTCGTTCTTTCCTGGCGGCGACACGCTCGACGCCGCTTTGACCGGCGCCGGTCCGACCCTTGCCATCCGTGCACCCGGTGCCGGCGAGCCGCGCATCACGTTCACGCTGCCGCGCCTGCTCGAAACCGATGGTCTCTACCTTCATATCGAAGGCGACGAAAAGGCCAGTGTCCTTGAGACCGCTCTGGGCGATGGCCCGGTCGAGGACATGCCGATCCGCGCCGTGCTGCGCTCTGGCGCGCCGGTCACAGTTTACTGGTCTCCATAA
- the edd gene encoding phosphogluconate dehydratase, producing MTVRQAIRDVTDRIAARSRDTRRDYLDRLDAAREQGVYRAALSCGNLAHGFAACSPSEKAAIAGNKALNLGIVTSYNDMLSAHQPYQFYPDIIKEAAREIGATAQVAGGVPAMCDGVTQGQPGMDLSLFSRDVIAMSTAIALSHNMFDAAVYLGICDKIVPGLVIGALAFGHLPAVFIPAGPMPSGIPNDEKSKVRQLYAEGKVGRAELLEAESKSYHSAGTCTFYGTANSNQMLMEIMGLHLPGASFVNPGTPLRDALTREATKRALSLSSLGNNYTPIGHIVDEKAIVNGLVGLHATGGSTNHTMHLIAMAAAAGLQVTWDDMSDLSDATPLLARVYPNGVADVNHFHAAGGMGFLIKELLSDGYLHEDVKTVWGTGLSGYTVEAKLGDDGLVFEQSPDQSALPKVLTSVKEPFQQTGGLKLLTGNLGRSVIKVSAVKDEHRVIEAPARVFHGQEGLQRAFKAGELEGDMIAVVRFSGPKALGMPELHNLTPPLSVLQGRGFKVALVTDGRMSGASGKVPAAIHMTPEAVDGGPISKIRDGDMIRLDANEGTLTFLGDEKEFFSRTPATEDLRPQHFGMGRELFDGFRRLVGVADKGASVFG from the coding sequence ATGACCGTCCGCCAGGCCATCAGGGACGTGACCGATCGCATTGCCGCCCGCAGCCGCGACACCCGCCGGGATTACCTCGATCGTCTCGACGCTGCCCGCGAACAGGGCGTTTACCGCGCTGCCCTGTCCTGCGGCAATCTCGCCCACGGTTTCGCGGCCTGCAGCCCTTCCGAAAAGGCGGCCATTGCCGGCAACAAGGCGCTCAATCTGGGCATCGTCACCAGCTATAACGATATGCTGAGCGCCCATCAGCCCTATCAGTTCTACCCCGATATCATCAAGGAAGCGGCCCGCGAGATCGGCGCCACCGCCCAGGTTGCGGGCGGCGTCCCGGCCATGTGCGACGGTGTTACCCAGGGCCAGCCGGGCATGGACCTGTCGCTCTTCAGCCGCGACGTGATCGCCATGTCGACGGCCATCGCGCTCTCGCACAATATGTTCGACGCTGCCGTCTACCTTGGCATCTGCGACAAGATCGTCCCGGGCCTCGTCATTGGTGCGCTGGCCTTCGGTCATCTGCCCGCCGTCTTCATTCCGGCGGGCCCCATGCCCTCGGGCATTCCGAACGACGAAAAGAGCAAGGTTCGCCAGCTCTATGCCGAGGGCAAGGTCGGTCGTGCCGAACTGCTCGAAGCTGAGAGCAAGTCCTACCATTCGGCCGGCACCTGCACCTTCTACGGCACTGCCAATTCCAACCAGATGCTCATGGAGATCATGGGCCTGCATCTGCCGGGCGCCAGCTTCGTCAATCCCGGTACGCCCCTGCGCGATGCTTTGACGCGCGAAGCGACGAAGCGCGCCCTGTCGCTGTCGAGCCTTGGCAACAACTACACCCCCATCGGTCACATCGTCGACGAGAAGGCTATCGTCAACGGCCTGGTCGGGCTCCACGCGACCGGCGGCTCTACCAATCACACCATGCATCTGATCGCGATGGCTGCCGCAGCCGGCCTTCAGGTCACCTGGGACGACATGAGCGACCTCAGCGACGCAACGCCGCTTCTGGCGCGCGTCTATCCGAACGGCGTCGCCGACGTGAACCATTTCCACGCCGCTGGCGGCATGGGCTTCCTCATCAAGGAGCTCCTCTCCGACGGTTACCTGCACGAAGACGTCAAGACCGTCTGGGGTACAGGCCTTTCCGGCTATACGGTCGAAGCCAAGCTGGGCGACGACGGCCTCGTCTTCGAGCAGTCGCCCGATCAGAGCGCGCTGCCCAAGGTCCTGACATCGGTCAAGGAACCGTTCCAGCAGACCGGTGGCCTCAAGCTCCTGACGGGCAATCTCGGCCGTTCCGTCATCAAGGTCTCCGCCGTCAAGGACGAGCATCGCGTCATCGAAGCGCCCGCACGGGTCTTCCACGGCCAGGAAGGACTGCAGCGTGCCTTCAAGGCCGGCGAACTCGAAGGCGACATGATCGCAGTCGTGCGTTTCTCCGGCCCCAAGGCTCTGGGCATGCCCGAACTCCACAACCTGACGCCGCCCCTGAGCGTGCTTCAGGGCCGCGGCTTCAAGGTAGCGCTGGTCACCGACGGTCGCATGTCCGGCGCTTCGGGCAAGGTCCCCGCGGCCATCCACATGACCCCCGAAGCCGTCGATGGCGGCCCGATCAGCAAGATCCGCGACGGCGACATGATCCGCCTCGATGCCAACGAGGGCACGTTGACCTTCCTTGGCGACGAAAAGGAATTCTTCTCCCGCACCCCCGCCACCGAAGACCTGCGCCCACAGCACTTCGGCATGGGCCGCGAACTCTTCGACGGCTTCCGCCGCCTCGTCGGCGTCGCCGACAAGGGCGCGAGTGTGTTTGGCTGA
- a CDS encoding citrate synthase, protein MSWLSADEALARMGTKPQTLYANVSRGRITARPDPADPRKSLYREDDVDRLAGRQQGRRPARTVAAESIAWGEPVLETRIATVADGRLVYRGQDAVALAETATLGAVARLLWNSASEVDFAGKARALAPGMPAAYRAVAELAATDMPTTGRTRGVLLGDAARTVSFLAGALAAPGTMPVHERLAGQWQRPEAADAIRRALVLLAEHELNASTFAARVTASTGAPLSAAVLAGLAALSGPLHGTASQSMAGLVDRAKRNGAEAAVTQHLRQGETLACFGHRLYPQGDVRATALMAAFRLPEPFAALAEAGERLTGDRPNIDFALSALVAAFDLPEAAPLQIFALARSVGWIAHALEQVETGALIRPRARYVGFEASQRANRSSGAI, encoded by the coding sequence ATGAGCTGGCTGTCCGCGGATGAAGCCCTGGCGCGGATGGGCACGAAACCGCAAACGCTCTACGCCAATGTCAGCCGCGGGCGCATCACGGCGCGGCCCGATCCGGCCGATCCGCGCAAGAGCCTTTATCGGGAGGACGATGTGGACCGGCTGGCCGGGCGGCAGCAGGGGCGGCGACCGGCGCGCACCGTGGCCGCCGAGAGCATCGCCTGGGGCGAACCGGTGCTCGAGACGCGGATCGCCACGGTGGCGGACGGGCGGCTAGTGTATCGCGGGCAGGATGCCGTGGCGCTGGCGGAAACGGCGACGCTGGGCGCGGTGGCGCGATTGCTCTGGAACTCGGCATCGGAAGTAGACTTTGCCGGCAAGGCGCGGGCGCTGGCGCCGGGCATGCCTGCGGCCTACCGTGCCGTGGCCGAACTGGCGGCGACCGACATGCCGACGACGGGACGCACACGCGGCGTGCTGCTGGGGGATGCGGCCCGCACCGTGTCGTTTCTGGCAGGCGCGCTGGCGGCGCCGGGCACGATGCCGGTGCATGAGCGGCTGGCGGGGCAATGGCAGAGACCCGAGGCGGCAGACGCGATCCGGCGGGCGCTGGTGCTGCTGGCCGAGCACGAACTCAATGCCTCCACCTTTGCCGCGCGGGTGACCGCCTCGACCGGCGCACCGCTTTCGGCGGCTGTGCTGGCGGGCCTAGCGGCGCTGAGCGGACCGCTGCACGGAACGGCCAGCCAGAGCATGGCGGGACTGGTGGACCGGGCGAAAAGGAACGGCGCCGAGGCCGCGGTGACGCAGCATCTGCGGCAGGGAGAAACGCTGGCGTGCTTCGGGCACCGGCTTTATCCGCAGGGCGATGTGCGCGCCACGGCGCTGATGGCGGCGTTTCGCCTGCCCGAGCCGTTTGCGGCGCTGGCGGAGGCGGGCGAGCGGTTGACAGGCGACAGGCCCAATATCGACTTCGCGCTCTCGGCACTGGTCGCGGCCTTCGACCTGCCGGAGGCCGCGCCGCTGCAAATCTTCGCCCTGGCCCGGAGCGTGGGGTGGATCGCCCATGCACTGGAGCAGGTGGAGACGGGCGCGCTGATCCGGCCGCGGGCCCGGTATGTGGGATTTGAGGCGTCCCAAAGGGCAAATCGTTCCAGTGGAGCGATTTGA
- a CDS encoding citrate synthase/methylcitrate synthase, producing the protein MSGLDNVIAAETRLSEVDGANGRLVICGHSLDDLAGNVPYEDVLALLLPDLLGPNPQAIRADLGQARVVAFRQLAHLDAELAALPVTEALRALMARLPDGEDRETALLQIAAPAVFVPALVRRQAGQGAIAPDPARAHAADMLAMLTGADPGAEAVRALDTYLVTVSDHGLNASTFTARVVASTRAGYASAVVAALGALKGPLHGGAPGPVLDMLDAIGTPANAADWIDAALVRGERLMGFGHRVYRVRDPRADALKGALRRLGAAGGMDAGRLALAEAIERDALTALRARKPDRVLETNVEFFTALLLEALGFPRDAFTGVFAAGRVGGWVAHAHEQIETGRLIRPQSRYVGPQPAGRAA; encoded by the coding sequence ATGTCCGGTCTCGACAATGTCATTGCCGCCGAAACCCGCCTGAGCGAAGTCGATGGCGCCAACGGACGCCTGGTGATCTGCGGCCACAGCCTCGACGATCTCGCCGGGAACGTTCCATACGAGGACGTGCTGGCCCTGCTGCTCCCCGATCTCCTCGGCCCAAATCCCCAGGCCATCCGTGCCGATCTCGGCCAGGCCCGCGTGGTTGCCTTCCGCCAACTTGCCCATCTCGATGCCGAACTCGCCGCGCTCCCCGTGACCGAGGCCCTGCGCGCCCTGATGGCGCGTCTGCCCGACGGCGAGGATCGCGAGACCGCATTGCTGCAGATCGCCGCGCCCGCCGTCTTCGTGCCGGCTCTGGTCCGCCGCCAGGCGGGGCAGGGAGCCATCGCCCCCGATCCGGCCCGCGCCCATGCCGCCGATATGCTGGCCATGCTGACCGGTGCCGATCCCGGGGCCGAGGCCGTCCGCGCGCTCGATACCTACCTCGTGACCGTCTCCGATCACGGCCTCAATGCCTCAACCTTCACTGCCCGCGTCGTCGCCTCCACCCGGGCCGGTTATGCCTCGGCGGTCGTCGCAGCCCTTGGCGCGCTCAAGGGCCCGCTCCACGGCGGCGCCCCCGGTCCGGTGCTCGATATGCTCGATGCCATCGGCACGCCCGCCAATGCGGCCGACTGGATCGACGCGGCCCTGGTTCGTGGGGAGCGTCTCATGGGGTTCGGGCACCGCGTTTATCGTGTGCGCGATCCGCGCGCCGATGCCCTCAAGGGCGCGCTTCGGCGGCTCGGCGCTGCCGGCGGCATGGATGCCGGGCGTCTGGCCCTGGCCGAGGCCATCGAGCGCGACGCCCTCACGGCCCTGCGCGCCCGCAAGCCCGATCGCGTGCTGGAAACCAATGTGGAATTTTTCACCGCGCTCCTGCTCGAAGCGCTGGGCTTCCCGCGCGATGCCTTTACCGGCGTGTTCGCCGCGGGCCGCGTCGGCGGCTGGGTCGCCCATGCGCACGAGCAGATCGAGACCGGCCGCCTCATCCGCCCGCAATCGCGCTATGTCGGCCCGCAACCCGCCGGCCGCGCTGCCTAG